TGCTCTCTCTTCAATAGGAATCATATCTCCTGTAGAAATACTCATGTCAATGCTTGATAAAGGTGCTGCAACATAAAAAGGAACATTGTTTTCTTTACAGAGAACCGCTAAAGAGTAAGTGCCAATTTTGTTTGCCACATCGCCATTTCTAACTGTTCTATCTGTTCCTACAATTGCAAAATCAATCATACCTTTTCTAAGTAAAGCTCCAGCTGTGTTGTCGCAGATGAGAGTTACATCAATTCCAGCTTGCATGAGTTCAAAGGCTGTAATACGGGCACCCTGAAGTACAGGTCTTGTTTCACAGGCAATTACTTTGAAATTTATACCTCTTTCTTTTGCAAGATACATTGGTGCAGTTGCTGTTCCATATCCTCCTGTTGCAAGTGCACCGGCATTACAATATGTTATGACAGTGCATCCATCTTTAAAAAGATGTATGAGGTTTTCACCTATCTTTCTATTTACCTGAATATCCTCTTCATGAATTTTTATAGCTTCTTCTATTACCATGTCTCTTAACTCAGTAACTGAAAGAGAGAGATTGTTCTCTATCAATTTTTTAATCCTGTCAACAGCCCATTTTATATTTACAGCAGTAGGTCTTGTATTTATGAGCCTTTGAAAAACAGGATTTAGATCAGAGAGAAATTCCTCTGAAGAAAAGGATTTTGCACTCAGTGAAGCAACTGCTATCGCATAGGCAGCAGCAATTCCTATTGCAGGAGCACCTCTTATTGAGAGGTTTTCAATTGCCTGAGCAATTTCTTCGTAGTGAGTGCATTTTAAGTATTCAATCTTTTCAGGCAAAAGTCTCTGGTCAAGTATGAATACTGTTCCATTTTCCCACTTTATAGATTGAAGCATAGGCATATTATAACAATTTTTTGCAGGTTTAATCCCTTTTCTTATGATATAATGAAAAAAAATCAGGGTGAGATAAAATGAATCCATCTCAGACTCAAAAGCCAGTTTATTTAAAGTTATCAGAAGAAGAGTTTAATCAGAAAATAGAAAAGGCTTTTGAAATTCTTAAAAACTGCACCCTCTGTCCAAGAAGTTGTAAAGTTGACAGAACCTCGGGACAAAAAGGAAGTTGTAGAGTTCTTGATAAACCCTATGTTTCAAGCTGGGGACCCCATTTTGGAGAGGAAACTCCTCTTGTTGGAAGATATGGCTCAGGTACAATATTTTTTGGTTTCTGTAATTTGGCTTGTGTATACTGCCAGAACTGGACAATAAGCCATCTTGGAGAAGGTGAAGAAGTCTCATATGATGAGCTTGCAGCTATTATGATTTTTCTTCAAAATTCAGGCTGTCACAACATAAATCTTGTTACACCAACTCATCAGGTGCCTCAGATTATTAAATCCATTTACATTGCCCGTGAGCAGGGTCTCAGAATTCCAATTGTTTACAATTGCGGTGGTTATGAAGCCATTGAAACATTGCAAATTCTTGATGGCATTATTGATATTTATATGCCAGATTTTAAATATGCTGATAGTGCTCTGGCTGAAAAGTATTCAAAGATTAAAAATTATACTGAGTTTGCAAAAAAGGCTCTCAAGGAGATGCACAGGCAGGTGGGAGATCTGATTATAAATGAAGAGGGAGTTGCAGTTAGGGGGCTTCTTGTAAGACACCTCGTTTTACCTAACAATATTGCAGGAACAGAGGAGGTTGTAAAATTTATCGCTCAGGAAATCTCTAAAAATACTTACATAAACATTATGGATCAGTACAGACCCTGCTGGCAGGCTGATCAATATCCTGAACTTTCAAGAAAAATTACTCAAAAAGAGTTTGAAGAAGCTGTAAATGCAGCCTTAAAATACGGATTAAAAAGGATTGATTGCCTTATTTATTCAAAGAGATATTACAGATGGCTCTAATCTTTCAATATCAAGAACTACAACAGTTGCTTTTCCATAGAGCCACCCACAGGCTTCTCCAGGATTTATAATTAAAGTATTATTTATCCTGCGTATATCAACTTCATGCATATGTCCATAAACAATCAGGTCAAATCTTCCTGATTGAGCAAGTGCCTCAAGCATCTGTGGTTCATGCATAAGAGCAATCCTTTTGCCTTCAATCTCAAACTCCCTTATCTGAGGCTGAATTCTTTCTCCATACATTTTCTTTAAAAGAACTCTATCACCATCATTGTTTCCAAAAACTCCGTAAAATTCACCTTCAAAATCCTTAAAAACTCTCCATGTAAAGGGCGATACAAAGTCACCAGCATGAATTATTGCTTTTACATTGTTTTCTTTAAAGATTTTCAATGCCTTTCTTATATTATCCATATGATCATGGGTGTCAGAGATAATTCCTATTTTCATTTCCTTCCTCCAGATTTATTAAAATTTTGCCAAAAGGTTTGTCCTGATAAGCACGAGCAATTCCGAGTCTTAATAATTCCAATAATGCAAGAAAGATTACTATAATTTCAACCCTTGAAGAATCGGGTTCAAAAAGTTGCTCAAAATAAACTGATTTTTTCACCTTCAAAACATTCAAAATCTGCTCAATCTTTTCTTCAACCTTTATGGTCTCCTTTGGAATATATACTTTTGGTTGTGGTCTATCAAGTATTTTCTTTAGAGCCTGAAAAAGATCAAAGATATTCAGTTCTTCAATAAAAACCTCTTCTTCTTTAGAAGTAGTTCTTGGAAAAGCCTTTGACCATATAAGATATTGATTTTTCAGAAAATCTGAGGCTTTTTTTATTTTTTCGTATTCAATGAGTTGTTCAACAAGTTCTTTTCTTGGGTCTTCCTCTTCTTCAAACTGTTCCTGCTTTGGAAGAAGCATTTTTGATTTTATATAAATCAATGTAGCTGCCATAAGAAGAAACTCTGAAGCAATCTCAAGATCAAGCTCTCTCATAAGCTCTATATACTCAAGATACTGTTTTGTAATCAGTGCAATTGGAATATTGTAAATATCAACTTTATTCTGCTTGATAAGATGAAGAAGTAAATCAAGGGGACCTTCAAATACTGGCAAACTAACCTGAATCATCACTGATTTTTATTTTAGCACACTTTAACTGGCATCTCATCTTATTTTCTTGTATAATAAAACTTATGCTTGACAAAAGATATCTTCTTCCAGATGATGCTGTAAAGCTTATACTGAAACACCTCACTGAAAAATGCCTTCCTGTGGAAACATTGCCAATTGAGGAATGCTACGGGAGAGTAACAGCAGAGGATATTGTATCCCCTGAAGACCTTCCTGGATTTGAGCGCTCAACTGTTGATGGATTTGCTGTAAAAGCCTCTGATACATTTGGTGCCAGAGAAAGCTCTCCAGTCTATCTTACTGTAAAAGGCGATATACCTATGGGAGCTATACCAGATTTTTCTTTGTCAAACGGAGAAGTGGCATCAATTGCAACTGGAGGTATGCTTCCTGAAGGTGCGGATGCGGTTGTCATGATTGAGCATGTAAATGTAGTGTCAAAGGATTTGATTGAAGTCTTAAAGGCTGTCTCGCCAGGTGAGAATGTTATATTCCGGGATGAAGACGCAAAAAAAGGAGAAGTTGTAATAAAGGCTGGACACAGGCTTAAGCCTCAGGATATTGGAGGGCTTGCTGGTCTTGGTGTAACAACTGTTAATGTTGTAAAGAAACCTGTAGTATCTATAATTCTTACAGGAGATGAGATAGTTCCACACACAGAAAAGGTTACACCTGGAAAAGTAAGAGATGTAAACTCCTTTACACTGGCAGGCTTAAGTTATGAAAATGGTGCAGTACCTTTAAAAATGGGAATTGTGAAAGATGAATACAATAAGCTTAAGGAAACTGTTCAAAAAGCCTATCAAATAAGTGATATCGTGCTAATTACAGGGGGGACATCTGCAGGTGTTAAGGATTTAACAGCAAAGGTGATAGATGAACTTGGCTCACCGGGTGTGCTGTTTCACGGAGTTTCAATAAAACCGGGAAAACCTGTTATTGGTGCAGTATGCAATGGCAAACCAGTCTTTGGTCTTCCTGGCCATCCTGTAGCTGTTTACATCTGTTTTGAGCTTTTTGTAAAGCCTGTAATTAATTATATGCTTGGAGTTACTGATAAAGAGTTTAAAAAAACTGTAAAAGCAAAGATTTCAAGAAGTATTCACTCTCAAGCTGGTAGAGAAGACTTTATCAGGGTATCTCTTGAAGAACGTGATGGTGAAATCTGGGCAACTCCTCTACTCAGCAAATCAGGGCTCATAATGAGCCTTGTAAGAGCTCACGGAATTGTTAACATTCCTTCTCAGTTACTCGGAGTATCTGAAGGAGATGAAGTTTTAGTTGAAATCATAGATTAGTGCTTGCTGCCCATTTTATTTGCTCTTTATATGGGATAGGAGCTCTTCCTAAAAGAGTTTCTATTGGAAGAGTTTCAGAAAAGCCACATATATTGTCTCTCCACATCATCTTATACTGCTCACTGGCAAAAATTTTAAGAAAAAGCTTTGGGAAAGGAACAAAAATAACACTTTTTCCAAATTCTTTTGCAAAATCATGAACAATATTCCGTAGAGTTAC
Above is a genomic segment from Thermodesulfovibrio aggregans containing:
- a CDS encoding radical SAM protein, whose translation is MNPSQTQKPVYLKLSEEEFNQKIEKAFEILKNCTLCPRSCKVDRTSGQKGSCRVLDKPYVSSWGPHFGEETPLVGRYGSGTIFFGFCNLACVYCQNWTISHLGEGEEVSYDELAAIMIFLQNSGCHNINLVTPTHQVPQIIKSIYIAREQGLRIPIVYNCGGYEAIETLQILDGIIDIYMPDFKYADSALAEKYSKIKNYTEFAKKALKEMHRQVGDLIINEEGVAVRGLLVRHLVLPNNIAGTEEVVKFIAQEISKNTYINIMDQYRPCWQADQYPELSRKITQKEFEEAVNAALKYGLKRIDCLIYSKRYYRWL
- the mtnA gene encoding S-methyl-5-thioribose-1-phosphate isomerase, which translates into the protein MPMLQSIKWENGTVFILDQRLLPEKIEYLKCTHYEEIAQAIENLSIRGAPAIGIAAAYAIAVASLSAKSFSSEEFLSDLNPVFQRLINTRPTAVNIKWAVDRIKKLIENNLSLSVTELRDMVIEEAIKIHEEDIQVNRKIGENLIHLFKDGCTVITYCNAGALATGGYGTATAPMYLAKERGINFKVIACETRPVLQGARITAFELMQAGIDVTLICDNTAGALLRKGMIDFAIVGTDRTVRNGDVANKIGTYSLAVLCKENNVPFYVAAPLSSIDMSISTGDMIPIEERASEEVTNIKGVRIAPEGVKVINFAFDVTPANYVTAIVTEKGVFKPEELRFKL
- a CDS encoding molybdopterin-binding protein, which produces MLDKRYLLPDDAVKLILKHLTEKCLPVETLPIEECYGRVTAEDIVSPEDLPGFERSTVDGFAVKASDTFGARESSPVYLTVKGDIPMGAIPDFSLSNGEVASIATGGMLPEGADAVVMIEHVNVVSKDLIEVLKAVSPGENVIFRDEDAKKGEVVIKAGHRLKPQDIGGLAGLGVTTVNVVKKPVVSIILTGDEIVPHTEKVTPGKVRDVNSFTLAGLSYENGAVPLKMGIVKDEYNKLKETVQKAYQISDIVLITGGTSAGVKDLTAKVIDELGSPGVLFHGVSIKPGKPVIGAVCNGKPVFGLPGHPVAVYICFELFVKPVINYMLGVTDKEFKKTVKAKISRSIHSQAGREDFIRVSLEERDGEIWATPLLSKSGLIMSLVRAHGIVNIPSQLLGVSEGDEVLVEIID
- a CDS encoding segregation and condensation protein A → MPVFEGPLDLLLHLIKQNKVDIYNIPIALITKQYLEYIELMRELDLEIASEFLLMAATLIYIKSKMLLPKQEQFEEEEDPRKELVEQLIEYEKIKKASDFLKNQYLIWSKAFPRTTSKEEEVFIEELNIFDLFQALKKILDRPQPKVYIPKETIKVEEKIEQILNVLKVKKSVYFEQLFEPDSSRVEIIVIFLALLELLRLGIARAYQDKPFGKILINLEEGNENRNYL
- a CDS encoding metallophosphoesterase, whose amino-acid sequence is MKIGIISDTHDHMDNIRKALKIFKENNVKAIIHAGDFVSPFTWRVFKDFEGEFYGVFGNNDGDRVLLKKMYGERIQPQIREFEIEGKRIALMHEPQMLEALAQSGRFDLIVYGHMHEVDIRRINNTLIINPGEACGWLYGKATVVVLDIERLEPSVISL